In Gossypium arboreum isolate Shixiya-1 chromosome 5, ASM2569848v2, whole genome shotgun sequence, a single genomic region encodes these proteins:
- the LOC108453514 gene encoding FCS-Like Zinc finger 10-like, translated as MDGSVMADPDPDSSTLGLRHISSSLFNIPGFLVGFSTKGSSDSDAVRSPTSPLDLRVFANFSNPFTVRSPRSSSQSGCQKKCDCSKIGLGIVNLLADDIKPDGGDLDSPKRMNIVFGPQVKTKFPYSSRYSREYLGNSMKSNSLPRNYIISQLFQARKSSTKSADYFGNEEVSVEPKTDLGLSPSFISSSENLNMSSESFCSENATFSTNSSPLPIGRPLQVDNSLVSKPSSLPILLSHSMVSLSTHEIELSEDYTCIISHGPNPKTTHLFGDCILECHNNELTIFDRKVESGTNVPPPAKSRETSTLHLSDEYLSFCYTCKKQLEKDEEVYMHRGEKAFCSFDCCTEEIFADEEMEKTCNNSSSDSSPERSNDEDVFLMGMSINM; from the exons ATGGATGGTAGTGTGATGGCTGATCCTGATCCAGACTCGTCTACATTGGGTTTAAGGCATATTAGCAGCTCACTATTCAATATTCCTGGTTTCCTTGTTGGGTTTAGCACTAAGGGATCTTCGGATTCTGATGCTGTACGAAGCCCTACATCTCCTCTTGATTTGAGAGTGTTTGCGAATTTTAGCAACCCCTTTACTGTTAGGTCTCCTAGATCATCATCTCAAAGTGGTTGTCAAAAGAAGTGCGATTGTAGTAAGATAGGCTTGGGCATTGTGAATTTGCTTGCCGATGATATTAAACCAGATGGTGGAGACCTTGATTCTCCAAAGAGAATGAATATAGTATTCGGACCACAGGTGAAGACTAAGTTTCCTTATTCATCGAGGTATTCCCGTGAATACCTTGGTAATTCCATGAAATCCAATTCTTTGCCTAGGAATTACATAATTTCACAGCTTTTCCAAGCCAGAAAATCCAGCACCAAGTCAGCAGATTACTTTGGAAATGAAGAAGTATCGGTTGAACCCAAAACAGATCTTGGGCTTTCCCCTTCATTTATTTCCTCTAGTGAAAACCTGAATATGAGTTCCGAAAGTTTTTGTTCAGAAAATGCAACCTTCAGTACTAACAGTTCACCTCTGCCAATTGGCAGACCTTTGCAAGTAGATAATTCTTTGGTAAGTAAACCAAGTTCACTTCCTATACTCCTCAGCCATAGCATGGTGTCTCTTTCCACACATGAGATAGAGCTTTCCGAGGATTATACTTGTATAATTTCTCACGGTCCGAACCCTAAAACAACTCATCTTTTCGGTGACTGTATTTTGGAATGTCACAACAATGAGTTGACCATTTTTGACAGAAAAGTGGAATCCGGTACCAATGTGCCCCCACCAGCCAAGAGCAGAGAGACTTCAACACTTCACCTCTCTGATGAGTATTTGAGCTTCTGTTACACTTGCAAGAAACAACTAGAGAAGGATGAAGAAGTTTACATGCACAG AGGTGAAAAGGCATTTTGCAGTTTCGATTGCTGCACTGAGGAGATTTTTGCGGACGAGGAAATGGAGAAAACTTGTAATAATTCCTCATCCGACAGTTCTCCAGAACGGAGCAATGATGAAGATGTCTTCCTAATGGGTATGTCCATTAACATGTAA